The following coding sequences are from one Parabacteroides pacaensis window:
- a CDS encoding HD family phosphohydrolase produces the protein MKLSKLRIPIVFYFIVTALLISYFFPREGKFKYQFYEGKPWRYGLLTAAGDFPIYKTEAEVEAEKDSVLHTISPYFKMDEQIKKDEIEKLRENYISTLIHKKVTASYMRYVENSLSDLYDKGIISPEELNKLNQDKTEKINLVINNISQQTYVSDLFTVKSAYQSIIDNCPPYLDQSTLKSCDINNYLTENVFYDEAMTQKVKEERIKNIPLASGMVQAGERIVDRGEIVDTHIYNVLRSMKILYESKAGGKKRDGMMMAGQFVIVVSIIACFALYLWSFRLRLYKSRKNISFMLLCILTACLLTELDVTYSLFNVYILPYAIVPIVVRTFFDSRTALFTHLCAVMICSLMVPFPHEFLILQIIAGMVVTFSLRDLSQRSQLIRCSFLIFLSYAIAYLALTMYQDADFTKINWSMFLYFGINFILLMFSYLLVYMLEKAFGYISSITLVELSNINTPILKKLSETCPGTFQHSLQVSILASEAANKIGANAQLVRTGAMYHDIGKMANPAFFTENQASVNPHSQLNFDQSAEVIISHVTEGVKIAEKARLPKAIISFIRTHHGKGKAKYFYNSFKNMYPDKEINDELFTYPGPNPYSKETAILMMADAVEAASRSLKEYTEESIQQLVNKIIDGQVADGLMRNAPLTFRDVETVKEVFTEKLKTMYHTRVSYPDLKK, from the coding sequence ATGAAACTAAGTAAACTCAGAATACCCATTGTATTTTATTTTATAGTAACCGCATTACTAATCTCTTACTTCTTTCCGCGGGAAGGGAAATTCAAATATCAATTCTACGAAGGAAAGCCTTGGCGGTACGGATTGCTCACGGCTGCCGGAGATTTCCCTATCTATAAAACAGAAGCCGAAGTAGAGGCCGAAAAAGACAGTGTACTTCATACTATTTCGCCTTATTTTAAGATGGACGAACAAATCAAGAAAGATGAAATTGAGAAATTAAGAGAGAACTATATTTCTACTTTAATCCATAAAAAAGTAACGGCCAGTTACATGCGTTATGTTGAAAATTCCCTGTCGGATTTATATGATAAAGGTATTATTTCGCCGGAAGAACTTAATAAATTGAACCAGGATAAAACGGAAAAGATAAATCTGGTTATCAACAACATTTCACAGCAAACCTATGTATCCGATTTATTTACAGTAAAAAGCGCCTACCAATCCATTATCGACAATTGCCCTCCTTACCTGGACCAAAGCACTCTCAAATCGTGTGACATCAATAATTACTTGACGGAGAATGTATTTTACGACGAAGCAATGACCCAGAAAGTAAAAGAGGAACGGATCAAAAATATCCCCTTGGCATCAGGCATGGTACAAGCGGGCGAGCGGATTGTAGACCGGGGCGAAATTGTGGATACCCATATCTATAATGTACTCCGCTCCATGAAAATCTTATACGAAAGCAAAGCCGGCGGTAAAAAACGCGATGGCATGATGATGGCCGGACAGTTTGTAATTGTAGTAAGTATCATTGCCTGTTTCGCTCTATACTTATGGTCGTTCCGGCTGAGGCTTTATAAAAGCAGAAAGAATATTTCCTTTATGCTATTATGTATCCTCACGGCTTGCCTGCTGACTGAGTTGGATGTTACTTATAGCCTATTCAATGTCTACATCTTGCCCTATGCGATCGTACCTATCGTGGTTCGTACGTTCTTCGATTCGCGTACAGCCTTATTCACCCATCTGTGTGCCGTCATGATTTGTTCCCTCATGGTTCCTTTTCCTCATGAATTCCTGATATTGCAAATTATTGCCGGTATGGTAGTAACATTCAGCTTGAGAGACTTATCGCAACGGTCGCAACTGATCCGGTGCTCATTTCTTATATTCTTGTCGTATGCCATAGCTTACCTGGCATTAACTATGTACCAAGATGCGGACTTTACGAAAATCAACTGGAGTATGTTCCTTTACTTCGGAATAAATTTCATCTTACTCATGTTCTCGTACCTTTTGGTATATATGTTGGAAAAAGCATTCGGTTATATTTCAAGCATTACTTTAGTGGAATTATCTAATATTAATACTCCCATATTAAAGAAATTATCCGAAACCTGCCCGGGAACCTTCCAACATTCCTTGCAGGTATCTATCCTGGCATCGGAAGCGGCCAACAAGATCGGGGCAAATGCACAATTGGTAAGAACCGGCGCGATGTATCATGATATCGGGAAAATGGCTAATCCGGCATTCTTTACCGAGAATCAAGCCAGTGTAAATCCTCATTCCCAACTAAACTTCGACCAGAGTGCCGAAGTCATTATCAGCCATGTTACGGAAGGAGTAAAAATTGCAGAAAAGGCAAGGTTGCCTAAAGCAATTATCAGTTTTATCCGCACCCATCATGGAAAAGGAAAAGCTAAATATTTCTATAACTCTTTCAAAAATATGTACCCGGATAAAGAAATTAATGATGAACTTTTCACGTATCCGGGTCCTAATCCCTATTCTAAAGAAACAGCTATTTTGATGATGGCGGATGCCGTAGAAGCTGCATCCCGGAGCCTCAAAGAATATACGGAAGAGAGTATCCAGCAATTAGTCAACAAAATTATTGACGGGCAGGTAGCGGACGGCCTGATGAGGAATGCCCCGCTCACCTTCCGGGATGTAGAAACCGTAAAAGAAGTGTTTACGGAAAAACTAAAGACTATGTACCATACCCGTGTCAGTTATCCGGATTTGAAGAAATAG
- a CDS encoding low molecular weight protein-tyrosine-phosphatase, which produces MVCMKKKKVKILFVCLGNICRSPSAEGIMKKLIEESRLKDTIEVDSAGLIGYHEGELPDSRMRSHASRRGYKLDSRSRPVRPSDFDEFDYIIGMDDRNYDELQRMAPDIYSKNKVHRMVEYSRQYNHDHVPDPYYGGASGFELVLDLLEDACAGLLETISSNPDN; this is translated from the coding sequence ATGGTTTGTATGAAGAAGAAAAAAGTTAAGATTCTTTTTGTCTGCCTGGGCAATATTTGCCGTTCTCCTTCTGCCGAAGGAATCATGAAAAAGTTGATAGAAGAGAGCCGTTTAAAGGATACAATAGAAGTCGATTCGGCCGGACTTATCGGTTATCATGAAGGCGAACTGCCGGATAGCCGGATGCGTAGCCATGCTTCCAGGAGAGGGTATAAATTGGATTCCCGTTCCCGGCCGGTACGACCGAGTGATTTCGATGAATTTGATTATATTATCGGGATGGACGACCGGAACTATGATGAGTTACAACGCATGGCTCCTGATATATATTCCAAGAATAAAGTACACCGGATGGTGGAGTATTCGCGCCAATATAATCATGACCATGTCCCGGATCCTTATTATGGAGGCGCAAGCGGCTTCGAGCTGGTTCTCGATTTGCTGGAAGACGCTTGCGCAGGTTTGTTGGAAACTATTTCTTCAAATCCGGATAACTGA
- the priA gene encoding replication restart helicase PriA yields MYADVVLPLSLENTYTYKVPSDLEHAVVVGCRVIVHFGKKRYYTAIVINLRDKSPSSTFKAKEIYAALDDKPIIRRPQLRFWQWISDYYLCKLGDVYKAALPSGLKLESETMVMAIEEFVAEEPLRKNEQQVMDVLSGFVKLSVSELEKHTGIKNVVPVLTSLITRGAVEVSEEMKRGFTPKQETFVRLTDAYENEVRLQEAFDSLSRAKKQELMLICFLDLSHALNPALRMEVSKKELVEKSGYTVAVLDGLVKRGILEYYEKEVGRLQRLVCRTESLRELTIAQNNAYAQVLDAFKTKDVCLLYGVTSSGKTEVYMHLINETLKLGRSVLYLLPEIAITTQITERLAKVFGKKLLVYHSKFSDNERVEVWNRLLKENEPMLVLGVRSSLFLPFKDLGLVIVDEEHEPSYKQQDPAPRYHARNAAIVLASMHGAKVVLGSATPSIDSYYNAITGKYGLVELSTRYEDIELPEIIPVDIKELRRKKIMKDTLFSPLLVEKITQALARQEQVILFQNRRGFAPILECALCGWVPRCVNCDVSLTYHKAKNQLSCHYCGYTYHLPQVCPSCKGTNFKMMGFGTEKVEEEIMSLFPAVKTDRLDFDTARTRTAYERIISDFEKGKTQILIGTQMLSKGLDFGNVSVVGILNADSLMGFPDFRSHERAFQLMVQVSGRAGRKTKRGTVILQTSQPDHPIIQMVPLFDYKGMVNLQLAERSMFHYPPYFRLIVIVLRSRNEGALTQLSAVYADKLRSKLGERVLGPITPPITRIQTFHVKKILLKIETTAAIAPVRQILHAVNLEMHTYTYFKQLLVHYDVDPL; encoded by the coding sequence ATGTATGCAGATGTAGTATTACCTCTCTCTCTCGAAAATACTTATACTTATAAAGTTCCTTCGGACTTGGAGCATGCTGTAGTAGTAGGATGCCGGGTAATCGTACATTTCGGAAAGAAGCGATATTACACTGCCATTGTGATAAATTTGCGCGATAAATCACCCTCTTCTACTTTCAAGGCGAAGGAGATTTATGCTGCATTGGATGATAAACCTATTATCCGGCGACCTCAGCTTCGTTTCTGGCAATGGATTTCCGATTATTATCTCTGTAAATTGGGGGATGTGTATAAAGCTGCCTTGCCGTCAGGCCTTAAGTTGGAAAGCGAGACGATGGTGATGGCGATAGAAGAATTCGTAGCCGAAGAACCTTTACGAAAGAACGAACAACAGGTAATGGATGTTTTGTCGGGTTTTGTTAAGTTATCGGTTTCAGAGTTGGAAAAACATACCGGAATAAAAAATGTAGTGCCTGTTCTTACTTCCTTAATCACCAGGGGGGCGGTAGAAGTCAGTGAAGAAATGAAACGGGGCTTTACCCCTAAACAAGAAACATTTGTCCGTCTGACGGATGCTTATGAAAATGAGGTTCGTTTACAGGAAGCTTTTGATTCTTTATCCAGGGCGAAAAAGCAAGAACTGATGCTTATCTGCTTTTTAGATCTTTCCCATGCCTTAAATCCCGCATTAAGAATGGAAGTATCCAAAAAGGAATTAGTAGAAAAGAGCGGATATACGGTAGCCGTATTGGATGGGTTAGTTAAACGGGGTATCCTGGAATATTATGAGAAAGAAGTCGGGCGGTTACAACGATTGGTCTGCCGTACGGAATCCCTTCGGGAACTTACGATAGCCCAGAATAATGCATACGCACAGGTTTTGGATGCTTTCAAAACGAAAGACGTATGTTTGCTGTATGGCGTAACTTCAAGTGGAAAGACGGAAGTTTATATGCATTTGATAAACGAGACGTTGAAGCTGGGACGCTCTGTCCTTTATTTACTGCCGGAAATAGCAATTACTACACAGATAACAGAACGGCTGGCAAAGGTTTTCGGAAAGAAGTTATTGGTTTATCATTCCAAATTTTCGGATAACGAACGGGTCGAAGTCTGGAATAGGCTATTAAAGGAAAACGAGCCTATGCTGGTACTTGGCGTCCGGTCTTCTTTATTCCTTCCTTTTAAAGATTTGGGCTTGGTAATCGTAGATGAAGAACACGAGCCTTCTTATAAGCAGCAAGACCCTGCACCGCGTTATCATGCCAGGAATGCGGCTATCGTACTGGCAAGCATGCATGGCGCCAAAGTCGTATTAGGTTCGGCAACTCCTTCTATCGATTCCTATTATAATGCCATTACCGGGAAGTATGGCTTGGTAGAACTTTCCACCCGCTACGAGGACATAGAATTGCCGGAGATTATTCCGGTAGATATTAAAGAACTGCGGAGAAAAAAGATAATGAAAGACACTCTTTTCTCTCCTTTATTGGTGGAAAAAATAACCCAGGCATTAGCACGGCAGGAACAGGTGATCTTGTTCCAGAACCGGAGAGGGTTCGCACCTATATTAGAATGCGCTTTGTGTGGATGGGTTCCCCGGTGTGTGAATTGTGATGTTTCGTTAACTTATCATAAGGCGAAGAATCAGTTATCGTGCCATTATTGCGGATACACTTATCATTTGCCGCAAGTTTGTCCTTCATGTAAGGGCACGAATTTTAAAATGATGGGATTCGGTACGGAGAAAGTGGAGGAGGAAATAATGTCTCTTTTCCCGGCGGTTAAAACGGATCGTCTGGATTTCGATACGGCCCGGACCCGTACTGCGTACGAACGTATTATCTCTGATTTCGAGAAAGGGAAAACACAAATACTTATTGGTACCCAGATGTTATCCAAAGGATTGGATTTCGGAAATGTAAGTGTGGTGGGGATTCTGAATGCCGATAGCTTGATGGGGTTTCCCGACTTCCGTTCTCATGAACGGGCTTTCCAGCTTATGGTACAAGTAAGTGGCCGAGCCGGCCGGAAAACAAAACGGGGAACCGTAATTTTACAAACGTCCCAACCGGATCATCCCATTATTCAAATGGTTCCTCTTTTCGATTATAAGGGGATGGTGAATTTGCAATTGGCGGAACGGAGTATGTTTCACTATCCGCCTTATTTCCGGCTGATCGTGATTGTATTGCGTTCACGTAATGAAGGGGCTTTAACGCAGCTATCTGCCGTGTATGCCGATAAGTTGAGAAGCAAGTTAGGGGAGCGGGTACTAGGCCCGATTACTCCGCCTATTACTCGTATCCAGACTTTCCACGTAAAAAAGATCCTATTGAAGATTGAAACCACAGCGGCTATCGCCCCTGTGAGGCAAATATTGCACGCTGTGAATTTGGAAATGCACACATATACTTATTTTAAGCAGCTATTGGTACACTATGATGTGGACCCGTTGTAA
- a CDS encoding porin family protein, whose protein sequence is MKKSVFVLFVAVLGIMAIPAHAQLKFGIKGGANISKVSINKEVLNSDNVTGFNIGPMIEFTVPLVGVGMDVALLYSQRGVETLNETMKTSYLDVPVNFKWKFGIPLVKAYLAAGPYASFRIGGDKFWEIPHHVGEQLKAKNFGAGLNFGAGVELLSHLQVGFNYGLGLTNDYEALTAQDAFRADGKSRGWSINAAIIF, encoded by the coding sequence ATGAAAAAGTCTGTTTTCGTATTATTTGTAGCCGTGTTGGGAATTATGGCAATTCCGGCTCACGCTCAGTTAAAATTCGGGATAAAAGGCGGAGCGAATATATCTAAAGTATCTATCAATAAAGAAGTGTTGAATTCGGATAATGTAACCGGATTTAATATCGGTCCTATGATAGAATTTACCGTGCCTCTTGTAGGCGTAGGCATGGATGTGGCACTTTTATATTCCCAACGAGGCGTGGAAACGTTAAATGAAACCATGAAAACCAGTTACCTGGATGTGCCGGTCAACTTCAAATGGAAATTCGGTATTCCTTTAGTAAAAGCTTATCTGGCAGCAGGCCCTTATGCTAGTTTCCGGATAGGAGGCGATAAATTCTGGGAAATCCCCCATCATGTAGGGGAACAGTTGAAAGCTAAAAATTTCGGTGCAGGCTTAAACTTCGGTGCAGGTGTAGAATTGCTTAGTCATTTGCAAGTCGGATTTAATTACGGGTTAGGATTAACGAATGATTATGAAGCACTCACGGCTCAGGATGCCTTTAGAGCAGACGGGAAAAGCCGCGGTTGGTCTATCAATGCCGCTATTATATTTTAA
- a CDS encoding PEP/pyruvate-binding domain-containing protein — protein sequence MSGIPDFKTLVFKDTSFANLMNKRIYNVLLIATKYDAFMLEDDGRVDEQIFNEYTSLNLRYPPRFTQVTTEEEALEELTRKNYELIICMPNMDNRDVFGAATEIKSRYPHIPIVVLTPFSKEVSKRIENEDLSAIDYVFSWLGNSELLLAIIKLIEDKMNAPEDVSSVGVQIILLVEDSIRFYSSALPHLFQFVLKQSQEFSKEALNAHQRMLRMRGRPKIKLARTYEEAVRIFNQYKNNMLGIISDMSFMREGKKDPLAGYRFGKLVRDSGLVIPLVLESSESENIKYAKELQASFIDKNSKSYPQDLHEKIRRRFGFGDFVILKPETKEEIMRIKNLKDLQKKIFLIPDDSLRYHLSRNHFSRFFYSRAMFPPAELLRDIDVSEYKDMNEARQVIFDAIVEYRRMKNSGVVAVFQKERFDEYSNFARIGEGSLGGKGRGLAFMGSMVKRYPEFRQNENFPVTIPKTVVICTDIFDEFMETNKLYPLALSDIPDDQILRYFLRASLPARLIEDLMAFFEVVKSPIAIRSSSLLEDSHYQPFAGIYSTYMVPKMEDKYEMLRMLSDAIKAVYASVFYKDSKAYMTATSNLIDQEKMAIVLQEVVGTAYGTHFYPTISGVARSLNFYPIGNEKAEDGIANIALGLGKYIVDGGVTLRFSPRHPHNILQMSTLDFALRETQTRFYALDLQNVAEQFSIDDAFNLLKLTIKDADADGALKYIVSTFDPYDQMIQDGYYPGGRKIISFVNILQHDVFPLAKILDTILHIGAEEMGRPVEIEFAVNIDPENSSKAIFYLLQIRPIVDNKERLEEDLTLVKQEDTLLYTTSALGHGIITDVQDVIYVKSGSFNASKNQLIAYDIEKLNKQFTEEQKGYVLVGPGRWGSSDTWLGIPVKWPNISNARVIVECGLENYRIDPSQGTHFFQNLTSFGVGYFTVDPYKKDGWFDEEFLNAQPAVQETEYLRHVRFRHPVSIKIDGKKGVGVVMKPEK from the coding sequence ATGAGTGGGATTCCTGATTTTAAGACGCTTGTATTTAAAGATACATCCTTCGCAAATTTAATGAACAAGCGTATATATAATGTATTGCTTATCGCAACGAAATACGATGCTTTTATGTTGGAGGACGACGGTCGTGTAGATGAACAAATATTTAATGAATATACTTCCCTCAACCTCCGCTATCCTCCCCGTTTCACCCAAGTCACCACCGAAGAAGAGGCACTCGAAGAACTGACCCGTAAAAACTACGAGCTAATAATTTGTATGCCGAATATGGACAACCGGGATGTATTTGGTGCTGCTACGGAAATTAAGTCACGTTACCCGCATATTCCGATTGTAGTACTTACTCCTTTTTCGAAGGAAGTTTCGAAACGGATAGAAAACGAAGACCTGAGTGCGATAGATTATGTGTTTAGCTGGCTAGGTAATTCGGAGTTGTTACTGGCTATTATCAAACTGATTGAAGATAAGATGAATGCTCCGGAAGATGTTAGTTCGGTAGGCGTACAAATTATCCTGTTGGTAGAAGATTCGATCCGTTTTTACTCTTCTGCGCTTCCCCATTTGTTTCAATTTGTATTGAAACAGTCCCAGGAGTTCTCCAAAGAAGCCTTAAATGCCCACCAGCGTATGCTACGGATGCGCGGACGTCCTAAAATAAAACTCGCCCGTACGTATGAAGAAGCTGTGCGCATCTTTAACCAGTATAAGAATAATATGCTGGGAATTATTTCCGATATGAGTTTTATGCGGGAAGGGAAGAAAGACCCTTTGGCAGGATACCGTTTCGGTAAATTGGTACGCGATTCCGGTTTGGTCATACCTTTAGTATTGGAATCTTCCGAATCCGAGAATATAAAATATGCCAAAGAGTTGCAAGCCTCTTTTATCGATAAAAATTCGAAAAGTTATCCTCAAGACTTGCACGAAAAGATACGCCGCCGGTTCGGGTTCGGCGATTTTGTCATTCTTAAGCCAGAGACAAAGGAAGAAATCATGCGGATAAAAAACTTGAAAGATTTGCAGAAGAAAATCTTCCTTATTCCGGATGATTCTTTACGGTATCATCTCTCCCGGAATCATTTCTCCCGTTTCTTTTATTCGCGGGCTATGTTTCCGCCTGCCGAATTATTGAGAGATATAGACGTATCCGAATACAAGGATATGAATGAAGCGCGGCAAGTAATATTCGATGCTATCGTAGAATACCGGCGTATGAAGAATAGCGGTGTAGTCGCTGTTTTCCAGAAGGAACGTTTTGACGAATATTCGAATTTTGCCCGTATCGGCGAGGGCTCGTTAGGCGGAAAGGGGAGAGGACTCGCTTTTATGGGATCTATGGTAAAGCGTTATCCGGAATTCCGCCAGAATGAAAACTTTCCGGTTACCATTCCGAAAACCGTAGTGATTTGCACGGATATCTTCGATGAGTTTATGGAAACGAATAAACTCTACCCTCTAGCGTTGTCGGATATTCCGGACGACCAGATACTAAGGTATTTCCTGCGTGCCAGCCTCCCAGCCCGGTTGATAGAAGATTTAATGGCATTCTTTGAGGTAGTGAAAAGCCCTATCGCCATTCGTTCTTCCAGTTTACTGGAAGATTCACATTATCAACCATTTGCCGGTATCTATTCTACCTACATGGTACCCAAAATGGAAGATAAATACGAAATGCTGCGTATGCTGAGTGATGCCATCAAAGCAGTCTATGCTTCCGTTTTTTACAAAGACAGCAAGGCGTACATGACTGCTACTTCCAACCTGATAGATCAGGAAAAGATGGCCATTGTCCTTCAGGAAGTAGTAGGAACCGCTTATGGAACTCATTTCTATCCTACCATTTCCGGAGTAGCCCGTTCTTTGAACTTTTATCCTATCGGGAATGAGAAAGCGGAAGACGGAATTGCCAATATCGCTTTAGGGTTGGGGAAATATATTGTAGACGGAGGGGTAACGCTTCGCTTTTCTCCGCGCCATCCCCATAATATTCTCCAAATGAGCACGCTCGACTTTGCTTTACGGGAAACACAAACTCGCTTTTATGCTTTAGACTTGCAGAATGTGGCCGAGCAATTTTCTATCGATGATGCTTTTAACCTGTTGAAACTTACCATAAAAGATGCCGATGCCGACGGAGCTTTGAAATATATTGTTTCCACTTTCGATCCGTACGATCAAATGATTCAGGACGGTTACTATCCCGGAGGCCGGAAGATTATTTCGTTTGTGAATATCCTTCAGCACGATGTCTTCCCGTTGGCAAAAATACTGGATACTATTTTGCATATCGGGGCCGAAGAGATGGGACGACCTGTAGAAATCGAGTTTGCTGTAAATATCGACCCTGAAAATAGTAGCAAGGCTATATTTTATTTATTGCAAATCCGTCCGATTGTGGATAATAAAGAACGGCTGGAAGAAGACCTTACTTTAGTGAAGCAAGAAGATACGCTCCTTTATACCACAAGTGCCCTGGGGCATGGGATTATAACGGATGTGCAAGATGTGATCTACGTAAAGTCCGGTTCGTTTAATGCCTCGAAGAACCAACTGATAGCTTATGATATTGAGAAACTGAACAAACAGTTTACCGAAGAACAGAAAGGATACGTATTAGTAGGTCCCGGCCGGTGGGGATCGAGCGATACCTGGCTGGGCATCCCGGTCAAATGGCCTAATATTTCTAATGCCCGCGTAATTGTAGAATGCGGGTTGGAAAATTACCGGATCGATCCGAGTCAGGGAACCCATTTCTTCCAGAACCTGACCTCTTTCGGCGTAGGTTACTTTACTGTCGATCCTTATAAGAAGGATGGGTGGTTTGATGAAGAATTCTTGAATGCCCAACCGGCAGTACAGGAAACGGAATATCTCCGGCATGTACGTTTTAGGCATCCTGTTTCTATAAAAATTGACGGAAAGAAAGGCGTGGGAGTTGTAATGAAACCGGAAAAATAA
- the gdhA gene encoding NADP-specific glutamate dehydrogenase, which yields MKTDLILSTLEARHPGEKEYLQAVKEVLISIEDVYNQHPEFEKARIIERLVEPDRIFTFRVPWVDDKGDIQVNLGYRVQFNNAIGPYKGGLRFHSSVNLSILKFLGFEQTFKNALTTLPMGGGKGGSDFNFRGRSNAEVMRFCQAFMLELWRNIGPDTDVPAGDIGVGAREIGYLYGMYKKLARENTGTFTGKGLDYGGSLVRPEATGFGGLYFVNQMLDTHGMKLAGKTIAISGFGNVAWGAALKATELGGKVVTISGPDGYVYDPKGISGEKIDYMLELRASGEDVVAPYAEKYNVAFYPGKRPWEQKVDIALPCATQNELNEEDARRLFENKVQCVAEISNMGCTAEAVDFFLANKVLFAPGKAVNAGGVATSGLEMTQNAMHIQWSAQEVDAKLHQIMSNIHGQCVTHGKEGDYINYVKGANIAGFMKVARAMMAQGIV from the coding sequence ATGAAAACTGATCTTATTTTATCTACTCTCGAAGCTCGCCATCCGGGTGAAAAGGAGTATCTGCAAGCAGTAAAAGAAGTGCTTATTTCTATTGAAGATGTATATAATCAACATCCGGAATTTGAAAAAGCACGAATTATTGAACGTTTAGTGGAGCCGGATCGTATTTTTACCTTCCGTGTACCTTGGGTAGACGATAAAGGCGATATCCAAGTGAATCTGGGATACCGCGTGCAATTCAACAACGCTATCGGACCGTATAAAGGCGGTTTACGCTTTCATTCATCGGTCAATCTGTCTATTTTAAAATTCTTAGGGTTCGAACAAACTTTTAAAAATGCGTTAACCACCTTACCCATGGGTGGAGGTAAAGGCGGTTCGGACTTTAATTTCCGCGGCCGTTCCAACGCCGAAGTGATGCGTTTCTGCCAGGCTTTTATGTTGGAACTATGGAGGAATATCGGCCCGGATACAGATGTGCCCGCAGGAGATATAGGGGTAGGGGCCCGTGAAATAGGGTATTTATATGGAATGTATAAAAAGCTGGCTCGCGAAAACACAGGTACTTTTACAGGGAAAGGACTGGATTACGGGGGTTCCCTGGTACGGCCGGAAGCTACGGGCTTCGGAGGCTTATATTTTGTCAACCAGATGTTGGATACGCATGGGATGAAACTGGCGGGCAAGACTATTGCTATTTCCGGTTTTGGCAACGTTGCTTGGGGTGCGGCTCTGAAAGCAACCGAACTGGGGGGTAAAGTAGTCACGATTTCCGGGCCGGACGGATATGTATATGATCCGAAGGGTATCTCTGGAGAGAAGATCGATTATATGCTGGAATTACGCGCTTCGGGAGAAGATGTTGTGGCTCCGTATGCTGAAAAATATAACGTGGCGTTCTATCCAGGTAAACGTCCGTGGGAACAGAAGGTGGATATTGCCCTTCCTTGTGCTACCCAAAACGAATTGAACGAGGAAGATGCCCGTAGGTTGTTTGAAAATAAAGTCCAATGCGTAGCCGAGATTTCCAATATGGGCTGCACGGCAGAGGCGGTAGATTTCTTCCTGGCTAATAAGGTCTTGTTTGCTCCCGGCAAAGCGGTAAATGCAGGAGGGGTAGCTACTTCCGGCTTGGAAATGACTCAGAATGCAATGCACATACAATGGAGTGCCCAGGAGGTAGATGCCAAATTACACCAGATCATGAGTAATATCCATGGCCAATGTGTAACTCACGGGAAAGAAGGAGATTATATCAATTATGTAAAAGGGGCTAATATAGCCGGTTTCATGAAGGTAGCCCGTGCGATGATGGCGCAAGGAATCGTATAA
- the ruvC gene encoding crossover junction endodeoxyribonuclease RuvC has translation MIKDRVILGIDPGTIVMGYGVLKIENNKPLLQTMGILQLNKYDDHYLRLRRIFERVVGLIDQYHPDELAIEAPFFGKNVQSMLKLGRAQGVAMAAALSRDIPIFEYAPLKIKMSMTGNGQASKEQVAGMLQRLLHIPQENMLPQLDATDGLAAAVCHYFQTNNPTVEKKYTSWKDFMAKNPGRVK, from the coding sequence ATGATAAAAGACCGTGTAATATTAGGAATTGACCCGGGAACCATCGTAATGGGGTATGGAGTGCTGAAAATAGAGAATAATAAACCTTTGTTACAAACGATGGGCATTCTGCAACTAAACAAGTATGATGATCATTATCTGCGTTTGCGACGGATTTTTGAACGGGTGGTAGGGCTGATCGATCAGTATCATCCGGACGAGTTGGCGATTGAAGCTCCTTTTTTCGGGAAGAATGTGCAGAGTATGCTTAAGTTGGGACGTGCCCAGGGGGTTGCTATGGCGGCAGCTTTGAGCCGGGATATTCCTATTTTCGAGTATGCTCCGTTAAAAATAAAAATGTCTATGACGGGGAACGGACAGGCTTCCAAAGAACAAGTGGCCGGTATGTTGCAACGTCTTTTGCATATTCCTCAAGAGAATATGCTTCCTCAATTGGATGCTACCGACGGGTTGGCTGCTGCTGTCTGTCATTACTTTCAAACGAACAATCCTACCGTGGAAAAGAAATATACGAGTTGGAAAGATTTTATGGCCAAGAATCCCGGACGAGTAAAATAA
- a CDS encoding DUF4286 family protein, translated as MIIYNTTFHIEKEVLAECVDFLKKTYIPQAIASGFLMNPKMYRVVSSEDEGGESFSIQFSVKNTETLDYWMGKEGKACHRSLLERFGEKIIGFSTLLEEVDWKR; from the coding sequence ATGATTATTTATAATACGACTTTCCATATAGAAAAAGAAGTCCTTGCCGAGTGTGTGGATTTTCTGAAAAAGACCTACATTCCCCAAGCCATAGCAAGCGGTTTCCTGATGAATCCGAAAATGTACCGGGTGGTAAGCTCGGAGGATGAAGGTGGGGAAAGCTTCTCTATTCAATTCAGCGTAAAAAATACGGAGACATTGGATTATTGGATGGGGAAAGAGGGAAAAGCTTGTCATAGGTCCTTGCTGGAACGTTTCGGAGAGAAGATTATCGGTTTTTCTACTTTATTGGAAGAGGTAGATTGGAAAAGATGA